GGATGCCGATTCCGCTGTATAACACCTACGGTATGGTGGTCCTGACCTATGTCGTCTTCTTTCTTCCGTACAGTGTACAGTACATTAAGTCGAGCTTGAGTCAGATCGACCAAACGCTGCTGCAAGCGGGGCGAGTGTTTGGGGCAGGATCCTGGTACACTTTTCGAAGAATTTTGCTGCCGCTACTTGTGCCGGGCATCTTAGCGGGATGGATGATGACCTTTACGATTTCCATTCGCGAATTGGTCGCGTCTCTGATGATACTGCCGCCATCGATGCAGGTATCGGCAACTTATATATTTTCGCAGTTTGAGCAAGGGGATGTATCGCTGGGCATGGCGATGGCGGTCGTGTCCGTCGGTTTGACGACAATTGTCCTGGCCATCATGAATTATATCAACGCAGACAGGAAGTGATGGAATGTTAACAGCCGCTGTATGGGGCGGCGCAGGAGAGCATGGCCGTTCTTGTTATCTTATCGAGTGTGGTGGTGTGTCGGTATTATTGGATTGCGGTGTGAAAAAGACCGGCATCGGTGAGTATCCGCTCTTTGATCGTTCCAAGGTTTCAAGCTTATCTACCGTGTTCTTATCCCATGCGCATGAGGATCACTCCATGGCAATACCGATGCTGTACCGAATGGGGTACGAAGGTGAAGTATGGACGACCCGGGCTACGTTGAATCAACTGCCGGCGTACTATGAAGCGTGGGAAAAGCAAGTCAGGAGCAAAGGCGGCGTTTTGCCGTACGAAAAGACCGACAGAGAGCGGGTCCGTTATCGCTGCATGGAGGAGTCGGCTGCTGCCGGCACTTGGTTTGAAACGGCTCCCGGGATTCGCGTCTGCTGGGGACCGAGCGGCCACTTGGCAGGCTCGATATGGTTATTGATTGAGATGGGTGGACAGCGGGTGTTTTACTCGGGAGACTATTGTGGAGAATCCAGTCTGCTCCAGGCTAATTTACCAAGCGGGTCCGATCTGGAAGACATATCGCTCGCGATCGTGGATGCGGCCTATGGATCCAGACCAGAGGTACAGGAGCAAGAGCTTCAGCGATTGCTCGGGACCATCTCGGAGGTGTCGGACCGGGGAGGACATGTGCTGCTGCCTGTACCCGTATACGGTCGCGGGCAAGAGCTCCTGCCGATCATTGCAGCGTCTCTTCCCGAGATTCCGATCGTGTGCGAGGAGACACTTCTGCATGGCTTTCGTGAACTTGCAGCCTTCCAGGACTGGTTAAAGCCTGGCGCTCTTGAACGAACACGGCAAGCCATTCGCAGCGTGGCCACTTTCGTTGCAGATGCCGAAGGGGTTCAGGCTGCTCTCGCCGGTCCGCCTTCGATATTCTTCGCGCCAGACGGCTTGCTGCAAACATCGATTGCCCGGCAATACTACCGGGCTTTGTCCGAGGACCCGCGCCACGCGATCCTGTTCACCGGGCACCTCTACGAAGGCAGCTTCGGTGCCAAGGTCTGGCGGAAGCATAATGGCATGGACAAGACAGGCGCTGCAACGCTATTTGGATGCGAGGTGCAGCGATTTCGATATAAGGTGCATCAAGGATTGCCGGATGTAAGGCGTATGTTAGAGCGGATTCGCCCACTTCAGACCCTGCTCGTTCATGCGGATAAAGGGGAGACGGACCTGCTCGCGGCACGCTTAGTTGAGGAGGGCTTCACCGGGCTGCATTCTCTCGTTCCTGGGAAACAGCTGCTCGTAGTATAGGGAAAGCGAAAAAACATGTGAGGGAGAGGATTGTGAATGATTGGAAAACGGTTAACCCGAAAGTGGCTGGTCTTGATGCTTGTTATGGTTCTTCCCACGACGATGCTTGCACCTGCAACCATGCAAGGTGCCGCTTTAGAGCCGATGACGCCGAATTACGAGCTTAAGGTATTTCTGGATCCGGCGGTGGTGCTTGACGGGAACAAAGAGCTTAAATCTGATGTCATGGCGTATTTCAACATGTCGACCACCGCTGAGAAGATGGCCGTTCAGTTCATGGATACGGAGAATCTGGATCTGAATCAGGCGGGTTGGTCAGTACGCATCCGCAAGAAAGAAGCTTACACTGACGAAAAGTTTGAGCTTGTATATAAGAAGCGTTATCCAATCATGAACGGAGATATCGATGGGGCGTTGATGCTAGCTGCTTCGGAAGGCTTTGAGGCTAGCGATACGAATTATGAAGCACAGGTCGATTGGGGATATCAGAAACAGACGCTGAGCATCAGCCGGAAGAAGACCATTAAGAAATCCGGGTACGAAGGAATGGAGCTGCCTACGCCCAAGGATTCAAGGAACTGGACGATTTCTGAAGCACCGGG
Above is a window of Paenibacillus uliginis N3/975 DNA encoding:
- a CDS encoding MBL fold metallo-hydrolase, which codes for MLTAAVWGGAGEHGRSCYLIECGGVSVLLDCGVKKTGIGEYPLFDRSKVSSLSTVFLSHAHEDHSMAIPMLYRMGYEGEVWTTRATLNQLPAYYEAWEKQVRSKGGVLPYEKTDRERVRYRCMEESAAAGTWFETAPGIRVCWGPSGHLAGSIWLLIEMGGQRVFYSGDYCGESSLLQANLPSGSDLEDISLAIVDAAYGSRPEVQEQELQRLLGTISEVSDRGGHVLLPVPVYGRGQELLPIIAASLPEIPIVCEETLLHGFRELAAFQDWLKPGALERTRQAIRSVATFVADAEGVQAALAGPPSIFFAPDGLLQTSIARQYYRALSEDPRHAILFTGHLYEGSFGAKVWRKHNGMDKTGAATLFGCEVQRFRYKVHQGLPDVRRMLERIRPLQTLLVHADKGETDLLAARLVEEGFTGLHSLVPGKQLLVV